From one Lycium ferocissimum isolate CSIRO_LF1 chromosome 5, AGI_CSIRO_Lferr_CH_V1, whole genome shotgun sequence genomic stretch:
- the LOC132055666 gene encoding jasmonate-induced oxygenase 1-like isoform X2: MFTSIIHLNSSEENEEGKKKATEQIGEACVNYGFFQIANHGIPLDVLSRTMNMFKTFFACSDEDKLFAPAAYLRSTQHSAGIYEHFVFDIACSSFHVCPKNPPHFKQVLEEMFSHFTKLGGVLEGIIRECLGLPHKFLPNYNNDRSRDSLMGLHYFPATKAENLGKPAHQDPGCFTIVYQDEVGGLQVQKDGQWIRIAPSKDKLVVNIGDVIQVLSNNKFKSATHRVVRPREINRYSYAYFYNVQGDKWVEPLPQFTKEIGESAKYERICLRRICTVETR; the protein is encoded by the exons ATGTTTACCTCAATAATCCACCTCAATTC ATCAGAGGAAAATGAAGAAGGCAAAAAGAAGGCTACGGAGCAAATAGGAGAAGCCTGTGTTAACTATGGCTTCTTCCAAATTGCGAATCATGGAATTCCTTTGGACGTGTTGAGCAGAACCATGAATATGTTCAAGACCTTCTTTGCTTGTTCAGATGAAGATAAACTCTTTGCGCCTGCTGCTTACTTAAGAAGTACACAGCATTCAGCTGGGATTTATGAGCACTTCGTGTTTGATATTGCATGCTCTAGCTTCCATGTCTGCCCCAAAAATCCACCTCATTTCAA ACAAGTTTTGGAGGAGATGTTTTCCCACTTCACCAAATTAGGAGGTGTGTTGGAGGGCATCATAAGGGAGTGTTTGGGTCTCCCTCATAAATTCCTTCCAAACTACAACAATGATCGATCTCGGGATTCCCTGATGGGCCTCCACTACTTTCCAGCAACAAAAGCTGAGAACTTAGGAAAACCTGCACACCAAGATCCTGGCTGCTTCACCATTGTCTACCAGGATGAAGTTGGAGGCCTTCAAGTGCAGAAAGATGGCCAGTGGATCCGTATAGCGCCTTCCAAAGACAAACTAGTTGTTAACATTGGCGATGTTATTCAG GTGCTAAGCAACAATAAATTCAAGAGTGCAACTCACAGGGTGGTGAGACCAAGAGAAATAAACCGTTACTCGTACGCATACTTCTATAACGTGCAAGGGGACAAGTGGGTTGAGCCATTGCCGCAGTTCACAAAGGAAATTGGAGAGTCGGCCAAGTACGAGAGGATTTGTCTTCGAAGAATATGCACGGTTGAGACACGTTAA
- the LOC132055666 gene encoding flavonol synthase/flavanone 3-hydroxylase-like isoform X3, with protein sequence MNMFKTFFACSDEDKLFAPAAYLRSTQHSAGIYEHFVFDIACSSFHVCPKNPPHFKQVLEEMFSHFTKLGGVLEGIIRECLGLPHKFLPNYNNDRSRDSLMGLHYFPATKAENLGKPAHQDPGCFTIVYQDEVGGLQVQKDGQWIRIAPSKDKLVVNIGDVIQVLSNNKFKSATHRVVRPREINRYSYAYFYNVQGDKWVEPLPQFTKEIGESAKYERICLRRICTVETR encoded by the exons ATGAATATGTTCAAGACCTTCTTTGCTTGTTCAGATGAAGATAAACTCTTTGCGCCTGCTGCTTACTTAAGAAGTACACAGCATTCAGCTGGGATTTATGAGCACTTCGTGTTTGATATTGCATGCTCTAGCTTCCATGTCTGCCCCAAAAATCCACCTCATTTCAA ACAAGTTTTGGAGGAGATGTTTTCCCACTTCACCAAATTAGGAGGTGTGTTGGAGGGCATCATAAGGGAGTGTTTGGGTCTCCCTCATAAATTCCTTCCAAACTACAACAATGATCGATCTCGGGATTCCCTGATGGGCCTCCACTACTTTCCAGCAACAAAAGCTGAGAACTTAGGAAAACCTGCACACCAAGATCCTGGCTGCTTCACCATTGTCTACCAGGATGAAGTTGGAGGCCTTCAAGTGCAGAAAGATGGCCAGTGGATCCGTATAGCGCCTTCCAAAGACAAACTAGTTGTTAACATTGGCGATGTTATTCAG GTGCTAAGCAACAATAAATTCAAGAGTGCAACTCACAGGGTGGTGAGACCAAGAGAAATAAACCGTTACTCGTACGCATACTTCTATAACGTGCAAGGGGACAAGTGGGTTGAGCCATTGCCGCAGTTCACAAAGGAAATTGGAGAGTCGGCCAAGTACGAGAGGATTTGTCTTCGAAGAATATGCACGGTTGAGACACGTTAA
- the LOC132055666 gene encoding jasmonate-induced oxygenase 1-like isoform X1 has product MASFDIPTVDVSPFFRSEENEEGKKKATEQIGEACVNYGFFQIANHGIPLDVLSRTMNMFKTFFACSDEDKLFAPAAYLRSTQHSAGIYEHFVFDIACSSFHVCPKNPPHFKQVLEEMFSHFTKLGGVLEGIIRECLGLPHKFLPNYNNDRSRDSLMGLHYFPATKAENLGKPAHQDPGCFTIVYQDEVGGLQVQKDGQWIRIAPSKDKLVVNIGDVIQVLSNNKFKSATHRVVRPREINRYSYAYFYNVQGDKWVEPLPQFTKEIGESAKYERICLRRICTVETR; this is encoded by the exons ATGGCTAGTTTTGATATTCCAACAGTTGATGTTTCTCCATTTTTCAGATCAGAGGAAAATGAAGAAGGCAAAAAGAAGGCTACGGAGCAAATAGGAGAAGCCTGTGTTAACTATGGCTTCTTCCAAATTGCGAATCATGGAATTCCTTTGGACGTGTTGAGCAGAACCATGAATATGTTCAAGACCTTCTTTGCTTGTTCAGATGAAGATAAACTCTTTGCGCCTGCTGCTTACTTAAGAAGTACACAGCATTCAGCTGGGATTTATGAGCACTTCGTGTTTGATATTGCATGCTCTAGCTTCCATGTCTGCCCCAAAAATCCACCTCATTTCAA ACAAGTTTTGGAGGAGATGTTTTCCCACTTCACCAAATTAGGAGGTGTGTTGGAGGGCATCATAAGGGAGTGTTTGGGTCTCCCTCATAAATTCCTTCCAAACTACAACAATGATCGATCTCGGGATTCCCTGATGGGCCTCCACTACTTTCCAGCAACAAAAGCTGAGAACTTAGGAAAACCTGCACACCAAGATCCTGGCTGCTTCACCATTGTCTACCAGGATGAAGTTGGAGGCCTTCAAGTGCAGAAAGATGGCCAGTGGATCCGTATAGCGCCTTCCAAAGACAAACTAGTTGTTAACATTGGCGATGTTATTCAG GTGCTAAGCAACAATAAATTCAAGAGTGCAACTCACAGGGTGGTGAGACCAAGAGAAATAAACCGTTACTCGTACGCATACTTCTATAACGTGCAAGGGGACAAGTGGGTTGAGCCATTGCCGCAGTTCACAAAGGAAATTGGAGAGTCGGCCAAGTACGAGAGGATTTGTCTTCGAAGAATATGCACGGTTGAGACACGTTAA